In the Elioraea tepida genome, one interval contains:
- a CDS encoding TAXI family TRAP transporter solute-binding subunit codes for MRTGIRHAALAAAIAALPLATAEAQTLRFMTGPQGGVWVPLGGALKNIWEQNIPGIAIQTLPGAGVANVRGIDEGRAELAFGNSITTVDGLNGAEPFPRKVTKVCNLGNLYPQYFQVVTLADANIRRIEDLRGKSIAVQPRGNTAEVITRHILQAAGMSYSDVRVNFQASYTDAVGLMKDGHAVAFTLGTTIPASSVMDLASARAIRFVDLTPYAEAMKRINAGYNLGPIPANTYPQQTEPVPKIVYSAHLMAACDQPEERIYRMVELLFANLSVLTPINRALERLTPDAAAQDIGVPMHPGAARFYRERARS; via the coding sequence GCTCGCCGCAGCCATAGCGGCACTGCCGCTCGCCACGGCCGAGGCGCAGACGCTTCGGTTCATGACCGGCCCGCAGGGCGGCGTCTGGGTGCCGCTCGGGGGAGCGCTCAAGAACATCTGGGAGCAGAACATCCCCGGCATCGCGATCCAGACCCTGCCCGGCGCAGGGGTCGCCAACGTGCGCGGCATCGACGAGGGCCGTGCCGAGCTCGCCTTCGGCAACTCGATCACGACCGTCGATGGCCTCAACGGCGCCGAGCCCTTCCCGCGCAAGGTCACCAAGGTCTGCAATCTCGGCAACCTCTACCCGCAATATTTCCAGGTCGTCACGCTCGCCGACGCGAACATCCGCCGGATCGAGGACCTTCGCGGCAAGTCGATCGCCGTCCAGCCGCGCGGCAACACGGCGGAGGTGATCACACGCCACATCCTCCAGGCTGCGGGGATGAGCTACAGCGACGTGCGCGTCAATTTCCAGGCGAGCTACACCGATGCGGTCGGGCTGATGAAGGACGGCCATGCCGTGGCCTTCACCCTCGGCACCACGATCCCCGCCTCCTCGGTGATGGACCTCGCCTCGGCACGGGCGATCCGCTTCGTCGACCTCACGCCCTATGCCGAGGCGATGAAGCGCATCAACGCCGGCTACAACCTCGGGCCGATCCCGGCCAACACCTACCCGCAGCAGACCGAGCCCGTGCCGAAGATCGTCTACTCCGCGCACCTGATGGCGGCCTGCGACCAGCCGGAGGAGCGGATCTACCGCATGGTCGAGCTCCTGTTCGCGAACCTCTCGGTTCTGACGCCGATCAACCGCGCGCTCGAGCGGCTGACGCCCGACGCCGCCGCGCAGGACATCGGCGTGCCGATGCACCCGGGCGCGGCCCGCTTCTACCGCGAGCGCGCGCGCAGCTGA